One segment of Schistocerca cancellata isolate TAMUIC-IGC-003103 chromosome 2, iqSchCanc2.1, whole genome shotgun sequence DNA contains the following:
- the LOC126161590 gene encoding glutathione S-transferase 1-1-like, with the protein MPSVDLYHVPGSAPCRAVRMVAKAVGVDLNLKVVNLMAGEQLKPEFLKMNPMHTVPTIDDNGFYLWESRAIIGYLVDQYAKDDSLYPKEAKKRGLVNQRLFFDIGTLYARFADYYYPVVFAGASYDPEKLKKLEEAYEFLNKFLEDNEWVAGNSITIADYSLMASVSTAEVIGFDIKKYSKVADWFERAKKAIPSYEETNHAGALEFKKLFESMTAKK; encoded by the exons ATGCCATCAGTGGACTTGTATCATGTTCCTGGCAGTGCTCCTTGCAGAGCAGTCCGGATGGTGGCCAAAGCTGTGGGTGTTGACCTCAACTTGAAAGTTGTGAACCTCATGGCAGGTGAACAGCTTAAACCAGAGTTTCTGAAGATGAATCCAATGCACACAGTTCCTACAATTGATGACAATGGCTTTTACCTTTGGGAGAG CCGTGCCATCATTGGCTACCTGGTGGATCAGTATGCCAAAGATGACTCTCTCTATCCTAAGGAAGCGAAGAAGAGAGGGTTGGTGAATCAAAGACTGTTCTTTGACATCGGAACACTTTACGCCAGATTTGCTGATTATTAT TATCCTGTAGTTTTTGCTGGAGCAAGCTACGATCCAGAGAAATTAAAGAAACTTGAAGAAGCATATGAGTTCCTGAACAAATTCTTAGAAGACAATGAATGGGTAGCTGGTAACTCCATCACAATTGCTGATTACTCCCTAATGGCATCAGTCAGTACAGCAGAG GTTATTGGCTTTGATATAAAGAAATACTCTAAAGTTGCAGATTGGTTTGAGCGAGCAAAGAAAGCAATTCCGTCCTATGAAGAAACTAACCATGCAGGAGCCTTAGAATTTAAGAAACTGTTTGAGTCAATGACTGCCAAGAAGTAA